Proteins encoded by one window of Gemmatimonadaceae bacterium:
- a CDS encoding prolyl oligopeptidase family serine peptidase — MRLVLRVVTAAIASFAFVQGALAQQGEIPIEKLMSAPYPGGMSAAPSGGLVAWVLNDKGVRNLWVAAPPDYRGRQLTQYTKADGQDIGGIVWSRDAATIFFSRGSGPNRAGEIANPTSDPAGAEAAVWRVAVTGGTPVKVGAAASLVISPDGATMSFVRRGTIWTAPVAAGGTATQVATIRGALGSLAWSPDGTRILFDSNRGTHAFVGILNLVSRTITWMSPSVDTDQSPVWSPDGMQVAFLREAATTKRLIFTPDRSGEPFSIVVADAATGKGRTVFRADTGRGSLHREIVGAQLTWAAGDRLVFAWEKTGWTSLYSVPAAGGAPTLLTPGEFEVEYVTFTPDRKEVVFNSNQDDIDRRDIWRVGVAGGPPRPVTSGADIEWQPAVTSDGGAIAFLKSGTRKPAHAVIQAGAAAPKELAAGTIPADFPVQGMVDPQPVIITSTDGLRIHAQLFLPAGAKPGDKRPAAIFFHGGSKRQMLLGWNYSSYYANAYAMNQHLASKGYVVLSVNYRSGIGYGLNFREPLNYGASGGAEYQDVQAAGMYLAGRPDVDPRMVALWGGSYGGYLTAMGLSRASDLFAAGVDIHGVHDWNVGIRNFVPTYNPLENPERTRRAFNASPMASVDGWRSPVLVIHGDDDRNVQFVETVTLVEALRDRGVEVEQLIFPDEIHGFLRWDRWVEAFKASAEFLDRRLGVVRR, encoded by the coding sequence ATGCGTCTCGTCCTACGTGTCGTCACCGCCGCGATTGCCTCGTTCGCCTTCGTGCAGGGCGCCCTCGCCCAGCAGGGCGAGATCCCCATCGAGAAGCTGATGTCGGCGCCGTATCCGGGAGGGATGTCGGCCGCGCCCAGCGGCGGGCTCGTCGCGTGGGTGCTGAATGACAAGGGCGTACGCAACTTGTGGGTCGCGGCACCGCCCGATTACAGGGGACGCCAACTCACGCAGTACACGAAAGCCGACGGCCAGGACATCGGCGGCATCGTCTGGTCGAGGGACGCGGCGACCATCTTCTTCTCGCGCGGTTCCGGACCGAACCGCGCAGGTGAGATCGCCAATCCGACGAGCGACCCGGCCGGGGCCGAGGCGGCCGTGTGGCGCGTTGCGGTGACCGGCGGAACACCCGTGAAGGTCGGGGCCGCCGCCTCGCTCGTGATTTCGCCTGACGGCGCGACCATGTCGTTCGTGCGGCGGGGAACCATCTGGACCGCGCCCGTCGCCGCAGGCGGCACCGCCACGCAGGTCGCGACGATTCGCGGCGCGCTCGGTTCGCTGGCCTGGTCGCCCGACGGGACGCGCATCCTGTTCGACAGCAATCGCGGCACGCACGCCTTCGTCGGCATCCTGAACCTGGTGTCGCGCACCATCACCTGGATGTCGCCGAGCGTGGACACGGATCAGTCGCCCGTCTGGTCGCCGGATGGCATGCAGGTGGCCTTCCTGCGGGAAGCGGCCACCACGAAGCGATTGATCTTCACGCCCGACCGGAGCGGCGAACCCTTCTCGATCGTCGTCGCCGATGCCGCCACGGGCAAGGGCCGCACGGTCTTCCGCGCCGACACCGGCCGCGGTTCGCTGCATCGCGAGATCGTCGGAGCGCAGCTGACGTGGGCGGCGGGCGACCGACTGGTCTTCGCCTGGGAGAAGACGGGGTGGACGTCGCTCTATTCGGTGCCGGCGGCGGGCGGCGCACCGACGCTGCTGACACCGGGCGAGTTCGAGGTGGAGTACGTGACCTTCACGCCCGACCGCAAGGAGGTCGTGTTCAACTCCAATCAGGATGACATCGACCGCCGCGACATCTGGCGCGTGGGCGTGGCCGGCGGGCCGCCGCGTCCGGTGACCAGCGGCGCGGATATCGAGTGGCAGCCGGCGGTCACGAGCGACGGCGGCGCGATCGCGTTCCTGAAGTCGGGGACGCGCAAGCCGGCCCATGCCGTCATTCAAGCGGGCGCCGCGGCGCCAAAGGAACTCGCTGCCGGAACGATCCCGGCCGACTTCCCCGTGCAGGGGATGGTGGACCCGCAGCCCGTCATCATCACATCGACGGACGGCCTGCGCATTCACGCGCAACTCTTCCTGCCGGCCGGCGCGAAACCGGGCGACAAGCGCCCGGCCGCGATCTTCTTCCACGGCGGCTCCAAGCGGCAGATGCTGCTCGGCTGGAACTACTCCAGCTACTACGCCAACGCGTACGCGATGAACCAGCACCTTGCGAGCAAGGGCTACGTGGTGCTCTCGGTGAACTATCGCAGCGGCATCGGCTACGGCCTCAACTTCCGCGAGCCGCTCAACTACGGCGCGTCCGGCGGGGCGGAGTACCAGGACGTGCAGGCGGCCGGGATGTACCTCGCCGGCCGTCCCGACGTGGATCCCCGGATGGTGGCGCTGTGGGGCGGGTCGTACGGCGGTTACCTCACCGCGATGGGCCTCTCGCGCGCGTCCGACCTCTTCGCCGCCGGCGTGGATATTCACGGCGTGCACGACTGGAACGTCGGCATCAGGAACTTCGTCCCGACTTACAACCCGCTGGAGAATCCCGAGCGGACGCGCCGCGCCTTCAACGCCTCGCCGATGGCGTCGGTGGACGGATGGCGCTCGCCGGTGCTCGTGATTCACGGCGACGACGACCGCAACGTGCAGTTCGTCGAGACGGTGACGCTCGTCGAGGCGCTGCGTGACCGCGGCGTGGAGGTGGAGCAGCTCATCTTCCCGGACGAGATCCACGGCTTCCTCCGCTGGGACCGCTGGGTCGAGGCCTTCAAGGCCTCGGCGGAGTTCCTCGACCGGCGGCTCGGCGTCGTTCGACGGTAG
- a CDS encoding NADH-quinone oxidoreductase subunit C: MSEFTVVRAGSAPNLPAPATPRHVPNRGGEVNPSADALRAKFGDAIKRVEVVWGETNVVVDMAKAFAIIQWLHDDPEQSYEYLSDVTAVEFRDRALPIEVIWHLRSLKSRRFLRLKGLIEKGAPLTAPSIYDIYKGADWLERECFDMFGIRFEGHPDLRRILMWEQYAEGYPLRKDFPLRGRFSRAQQLREALAANPEARYSMEELSVADAYADLPQDMRARIKGGESTGE, encoded by the coding sequence GTGAGCGAATTCACCGTCGTCCGGGCCGGCAGCGCGCCGAACCTGCCGGCGCCGGCCACGCCGAGGCACGTGCCGAATCGCGGTGGCGAGGTGAATCCCTCGGCCGACGCCCTGCGCGCGAAGTTCGGCGACGCGATCAAGCGCGTCGAGGTCGTCTGGGGCGAGACGAACGTCGTCGTCGACATGGCGAAGGCCTTCGCGATCATCCAGTGGCTGCACGACGATCCGGAGCAGAGCTACGAGTATCTCTCGGACGTCACCGCCGTCGAGTTCCGTGATCGCGCACTGCCCATCGAGGTCATCTGGCACCTGCGGTCGCTCAAGTCCCGCCGCTTCCTGCGCCTCAAGGGACTCATCGAGAAGGGGGCGCCGCTCACGGCGCCGTCGATCTACGACATCTACAAGGGCGCGGATTGGCTGGAGCGCGAATGCTTCGACATGTTCGGCATCCGGTTCGAGGGGCATCCCGACCTGCGTCGCATCCTGATGTGGGAGCAGTACGCGGAAGGGTATCCGCTGCGCAAGGACTTCCCGCTGCGCGGGCGCTTCAGTCGCGCGCAGCAGCTACGCGAGGCGCTCGCCGCCAACCCCGAGGCCCGCTACTCGATGGAAGAACTCTCGGTCGCCGACGCCTACGCCGACCTGCCGCAGGACATGCGCGCCCGCATCAAGGGCGGCGAGTCGACGGGAGAATAA
- the mdh gene encoding malate dehydrogenase has translation MVNKITVVGAGNVGATTAQRIAEKELARSVVMVDIADGIPQGKGLDQWESAPIELFDSRVTGTTTYEATAGSDIVVITAGIPRKPGMSRDDLLNTNAGIVGSCAAEVAKTSPNAIIIVVSNPLDVMCYVAMKVSGFPRQRVLGMAGILDTARFRSFIAEKLDVSVRDIQAMVLGGHGDTMVPLISYTSISGIPITQFLSKEELEPLVVRARNGGGEIVKYLKTGSAYYAPSSGAVQMVEAIVNDQKRILPCAAWLEGEYGMKGLFLGVPCKLGRNGLEKVVEIELSADEKAALEKSADAVREPMSVVKL, from the coding sequence ATGGTCAACAAGATCACCGTGGTCGGGGCCGGCAACGTCGGCGCCACGACCGCCCAGCGCATCGCCGAGAAGGAACTCGCCCGTTCCGTCGTGATGGTCGACATCGCCGACGGCATTCCGCAGGGGAAGGGACTCGACCAGTGGGAATCGGCGCCCATCGAGCTCTTCGACTCGCGCGTCACCGGCACGACGACGTACGAGGCGACGGCCGGATCGGACATCGTCGTCATCACCGCCGGCATTCCGCGCAAGCCGGGGATGTCGCGCGACGACCTGCTCAACACGAACGCGGGAATCGTCGGATCGTGCGCCGCGGAAGTGGCGAAGACGTCGCCGAACGCCATCATCATCGTCGTGTCGAACCCGCTCGACGTGATGTGCTACGTGGCGATGAAGGTCAGCGGCTTCCCGCGCCAGCGCGTGCTCGGCATGGCGGGGATCCTCGACACGGCGCGCTTCCGCTCGTTCATCGCGGAGAAGCTCGACGTCTCGGTGCGCGACATCCAGGCGATGGTGCTCGGCGGCCATGGCGACACGATGGTGCCGCTCATCAGCTACACGTCGATCAGCGGCATTCCCATCACGCAGTTCCTCTCGAAGGAAGAGCTGGAGCCGCTGGTGGTGCGCGCGCGCAACGGCGGTGGCGAGATCGTGAAGTACCTCAAGACCGGCTCGGCGTACTATGCGCCGTCGTCGGGCGCGGTGCAGATGGTCGAGGCGATCGTCAACGACCAGAAGCGCATCCTGCCGTGCGCGGCGTGGCTCGAGGGCGAGTACGGCATGAAGGGGCTGTTCCTTGGCGTGCCGTGCAAGCTCGGCCGCAACGGCCTCGAGAAGGTGGTCGAGATCGAGCTCTCCGCGGACGAGAAGGCGGCGCTCGAGAAGAGCGCCGATGCGGTCCGCGAACCGATGAGCGTCGTGAAGTTGTAG
- a CDS encoding NADH-quinone oxidoreductase subunit A produces the protein MDRNYIPVVFLLGIAVLTAVAIIGLSQLVMRHRPSPVKQQAYESGMPPLGDARERFSVRFYMVAMLFIVFDIETVFMIPWAAYYRQLSCAVPLVNGACPAGQISFFGLGEMLVFMAILLAGFAYVWKKGALQWD, from the coding sequence ATGGATCGCAACTACATACCCGTCGTCTTCCTGCTCGGGATCGCCGTCCTCACCGCGGTCGCCATTATCGGGCTCTCGCAACTCGTGATGCGGCACCGGCCGTCGCCGGTCAAGCAGCAGGCATATGAATCGGGCATGCCCCCGTTGGGCGATGCCCGCGAACGCTTTTCGGTGCGCTTCTACATGGTGGCGATGCTGTTCATCGTGTTCGACATCGAAACCGTGTTCATGATTCCGTGGGCGGCGTACTATCGCCAGCTCTCGTGCGCCGTGCCGCTCGTCAACGGCGCCTGCCCCGCGGGCCAGATCTCGTTCTTCGGGCTTGGCGAGATGCTGGTCTTCATGGCCATTCTCCTCGCCGGCTTTGCCTACGTCTGGAAGAAGGGAGCTCTCCAATGGGATTGA
- a CDS encoding NADH-quinone oxidoreductase subunit B family protein, with protein MGLIDAPAPNVISVDPAHSEGWITTRLDFLVNWGRANSLWPMPFGTACCAIEFMASAASKFDLARFGMERMGFSPRQADVLICAGRVPFKLAPVLRRIWQQMPQPKWAISMGACASTGGMFDTYAVTQGIDTIIPVDVYVPGCPPRPEALIHAIMMLQKKVMKETMSSTPREEMVPDPASQLYIPPSRIDKLSQAFGNSIPQTRSGQ; from the coding sequence ATGGGATTGATCGACGCCCCCGCACCCAATGTGATCTCGGTGGATCCCGCGCACAGCGAAGGCTGGATCACCACGCGGCTCGACTTCCTCGTCAACTGGGGCCGCGCCAACTCGCTCTGGCCCATGCCGTTCGGCACCGCCTGCTGCGCGATCGAATTCATGGCATCGGCCGCCTCGAAGTTCGACCTCGCGCGCTTCGGCATGGAACGCATGGGATTCTCGCCCCGCCAGGCTGACGTCCTGATCTGCGCGGGGCGCGTTCCATTCAAGCTCGCGCCCGTGCTGCGCCGCATCTGGCAGCAGATGCCGCAGCCGAAGTGGGCCATCTCGATGGGCGCCTGCGCCTCGACGGGCGGCATGTTCGACACGTACGCCGTCACGCAGGGCATCGACACCATCATCCCGGTGGACGTCTACGTGCCCGGATGCCCGCCGCGTCCCGAGGCGCTCATTCACGCCATCATGATGCTGCAGAAGAAGGTCATGAAGGAGACGATGTCGTCCACGCCGCGCGAGGAGATGGTGCCCGATCCGGCGAGCCAGCTCTACATCCCGCCGTCGCGCATCGACAAGCTCTCCCAGGCGTTCGGCAACTCCATTCCACAGACGCGGAGCGGACAGTGA
- a CDS encoding succinate dehydrogenase cytochrome b subunit, whose product MLKFWNTSVGKKVVMGVTGLILVGFVIGHMVGNLQIFMGMERYNAYAKLLQEDIIELTWAVRVTLLVSVILHALSAWQLTRRSWAARPVDYALREAQVSTYASRTMRWGGVFLFVFIIVHLGQFTLGWTWLLPEYAKGAAYGNVVLAFERPLWVVFYLVAMFFLLLHLLHGTWAVLRTLGVAKNAAEPLARRIPVIIALLVTVGFSLVPLGVALGVVR is encoded by the coding sequence ATGCTCAAGTTCTGGAACACCTCGGTCGGCAAGAAGGTCGTGATGGGGGTCACGGGGTTGATCCTCGTCGGCTTCGTCATCGGCCACATGGTCGGCAACCTGCAGATCTTCATGGGGATGGAGCGCTACAACGCGTACGCGAAGCTCCTCCAGGAAGACATCATCGAACTCACGTGGGCGGTGCGGGTCACGCTGCTGGTGTCCGTGATCCTGCACGCCCTTTCGGCCTGGCAGCTGACGCGGCGCAGCTGGGCGGCGCGCCCGGTGGACTACGCGCTGCGCGAGGCGCAGGTCAGCACGTACGCCTCGCGCACGATGCGCTGGGGCGGCGTCTTCCTCTTTGTCTTCATCATCGTGCACCTCGGGCAGTTCACCCTCGGGTGGACGTGGCTGCTGCCGGAGTACGCGAAGGGGGCCGCCTACGGCAACGTGGTGCTCGCCTTCGAGCGCCCGCTCTGGGTGGTGTTCTACCTGGTGGCGATGTTCTTCCTGCTGCTGCACCTGCTCCACGGAACGTGGGCGGTGCTGCGCACGCTGGGCGTGGCGAAGAACGCGGCGGAACCGCTGGCGCGCCGCATTCCGGTGATCATCGCCCTCCTCGTGACCGTGGGCTTCAGTCTCGTGCCGCTGGGCGTTGCGCTCGGCGTCGTGCGCTGA
- a CDS encoding succinate dehydrogenase/fumarate reductase iron-sulfur subunit yields the protein MPGTMNITLKVWRQAGPTAPGKFEEYTARDVSPESSFLEMLDVVNETLVLEGKEPIAFDHDCREGICGMCGMMINGVAHGPSKLTTTCQLHMRSFKDGDSITLEPWRANAFPVIRDLVVDRTALDRIIQAGGFISVPTGAPQDANALPIGKPEADEAMDAAACIGCGACVAACPNASVSLFTSAKISHLGLLPQGQPERYRRALSMVAQMDLEGFGGCTLFGECMAACPKGISIDFIKRMNGDYLWGSITERPEKVVMGSG from the coding sequence ATGCCTGGAACCATGAACATCACGCTCAAGGTCTGGCGGCAGGCCGGCCCGACGGCTCCCGGGAAGTTCGAGGAGTACACGGCCCGTGACGTCAGCCCCGAAAGTTCGTTCCTCGAGATGCTCGACGTCGTCAACGAGACGCTCGTCCTCGAGGGAAAGGAACCCATCGCGTTCGATCACGACTGCCGCGAGGGGATCTGCGGCATGTGCGGCATGATGATCAACGGCGTGGCCCACGGGCCGAGCAAGCTGACCACCACGTGCCAGCTGCACATGCGCTCGTTCAAGGACGGCGATTCCATCACCCTCGAGCCGTGGCGCGCGAACGCCTTCCCGGTGATCCGCGACCTCGTCGTGGACCGCACGGCGCTCGACCGCATCATCCAGGCGGGCGGCTTCATCAGCGTGCCCACGGGCGCGCCGCAGGACGCCAATGCGCTCCCCATCGGGAAGCCCGAGGCCGACGAGGCGATGGATGCGGCGGCCTGCATCGGGTGCGGCGCCTGCGTGGCGGCCTGCCCGAACGCCTCAGTCTCGCTCTTCACGTCGGCGAAGATCAGCCACCTCGGCCTGCTCCCGCAGGGGCAGCCCGAGCGCTATCGCCGCGCGCTGAGCATGGTCGCGCAGATGGACCTGGAGGGCTTCGGCGGCTGCACGCTCTTCGGCGAGTGCATGGCCGCGTGCCCGAAGGGAATCAGCATCGACTTCATCAAGCGCATGAACGGCGACTATCTCTGGGGCTCGATCACCGAGCGGCCGGAGAAGGTGGTGATGGGCTCTGGCTAA
- a CDS encoding fumarate reductase/succinate dehydrogenase flavoprotein subunit: MKLDAKVPSGPVQDKWDKHRFDMKLVNPANKRKYHVIVVGSGLAGASAAASMSELGYNVSCFAYQDSPRRAHSIAAQGGINAAKNYRNDGDSIWRLFYDTVKGGDFRAREANVYRLAQVSVNIIDQCVAQGVPFAREYGGLLANRSFGGAQVSRTFYARGQTGQQLLLGAYQALEKEIARGGVKMYNRHEMLDVVLINGVARGIVTRDLITGQVEAHVADAVVLGTGGYGNVFYLSTNAQGCNATAIYRAYKKGAAFANPCYTQIHPTCIPVAGEHQSKLTLMSESLRNDGRVWVPKKREDVGKKPSEIPEEDRDYYLERKYPSYGNLAPRDISSRAAKEACDDGRGVGPGGRGVYLDFSDSIQRLGAKEIGDRYGNLFEMYQRITDENPYEVPMRIYPASHYTMGGLWVDYNLMSTIPGLHVIGEANFSDHGANRLGASALMQGLADGYFVLPYTIGHYLASNKFEKVTADHPEFRAAVEGVQQRTSRLLGINGKRSADSFHRALGKIMWEQCGMARNAAGLQQALREIPVLREEFWQNLTVPGTGDTFNQQLEKAGRVADFLEFGELMCRDALHREESCGGHFREEYQEAGEAKRNDDDFCYVAAWEFTGDNSAPVLHKEPLEFENVHLATRSYK, encoded by the coding sequence ATGAAACTCGACGCGAAGGTTCCGTCCGGTCCCGTCCAGGACAAGTGGGACAAGCACCGCTTCGACATGAAGCTGGTGAACCCCGCGAACAAGCGGAAATACCATGTGATCGTGGTGGGCAGCGGGCTGGCCGGCGCGAGCGCCGCCGCCTCGATGAGCGAGCTGGGGTACAACGTCAGCTGCTTCGCCTACCAGGATTCGCCGCGCCGCGCGCACTCGATTGCGGCGCAGGGCGGCATCAACGCCGCCAAGAACTACCGCAACGACGGCGACAGCATCTGGCGGCTGTTCTACGACACCGTGAAGGGCGGCGACTTCCGCGCCCGCGAGGCCAACGTCTATCGCCTCGCGCAGGTGTCGGTGAACATCATCGACCAGTGCGTCGCGCAGGGCGTGCCGTTCGCGCGCGAGTACGGCGGCCTGCTGGCCAACCGCTCGTTCGGCGGCGCGCAGGTGAGCCGCACCTTCTACGCGCGCGGCCAGACGGGGCAGCAGCTGCTTCTCGGCGCGTATCAGGCGCTCGAGAAGGAGATCGCCCGCGGCGGCGTGAAGATGTACAACCGGCACGAGATGCTGGACGTGGTGCTCATCAACGGCGTGGCGCGCGGCATCGTCACCCGCGACCTGATCACCGGGCAGGTGGAGGCGCACGTGGCCGACGCCGTGGTGCTGGGCACCGGCGGCTATGGCAACGTCTTCTACCTGAGCACCAACGCGCAGGGGTGCAACGCGACGGCGATCTACCGCGCGTACAAGAAGGGGGCGGCGTTCGCCAATCCCTGCTACACGCAGATCCACCCGACGTGCATCCCGGTGGCGGGCGAGCACCAGAGCAAGCTGACGCTGATGTCGGAGTCGCTGCGCAACGACGGCCGCGTCTGGGTGCCGAAGAAGCGCGAGGACGTGGGCAAGAAGCCCAGCGAGATCCCCGAGGAAGACCGCGACTATTACCTCGAGCGCAAGTATCCGAGCTACGGCAACCTCGCGCCGCGCGACATCTCCAGCCGCGCCGCCAAGGAAGCGTGCGACGACGGCCGCGGCGTCGGGCCGGGCGGGCGCGGCGTCTACCTCGACTTCTCCGACTCCATCCAGCGCCTTGGCGCCAAGGAGATCGGCGACCGGTACGGCAACCTGTTCGAGATGTACCAGCGCATCACCGACGAGAATCCGTACGAAGTGCCGATGCGCATCTACCCGGCGTCGCATTACACGATGGGCGGGCTCTGGGTGGACTACAACCTGATGAGCACCATCCCGGGGCTGCACGTCATCGGCGAGGCGAATTTCAGCGACCACGGCGCCAACCGCCTCGGCGCGAGCGCGCTGATGCAGGGCCTGGCCGACGGCTACTTCGTGCTGCCGTACACCATCGGGCACTACCTGGCGTCGAACAAGTTCGAGAAGGTGACCGCCGATCACCCCGAGTTCCGCGCGGCGGTCGAGGGGGTGCAGCAGCGCACGTCGCGCCTGCTCGGCATCAACGGCAAGCGCTCGGCCGATTCCTTCCATCGCGCGCTCGGCAAGATCATGTGGGAGCAGTGCGGCATGGCGCGCAACGCGGCCGGCCTGCAGCAGGCGCTGCGGGAGATCCCGGTCCTGCGCGAAGAGTTCTGGCAGAACCTGACGGTGCCGGGCACCGGCGACACGTTCAACCAGCAACTCGAGAAGGCCGGCCGCGTGGCCGACTTCCTGGAGTTCGGCGAGTTGATGTGCCGCGACGCGCTGCATCGGGAGGAGTCGTGCGGCGGCCACTTCCGCGAGGAGTATCAGGAGGCGGGCGAGGCCAAGCGCAACGACGACGATTTCTGCTACGTGGCGGCGTGGGAGTTCACCGGTGACAACTCCGCGCCGGTGCTGCACAAGGAGCCGCTCGAGTTCGAGAACGTGCATCTCGCCACCCGCAGCTACAAGTGA
- a CDS encoding serpin family protein, whose translation MERVTRKCRVGAVAVATTLAIGACASSPTEATSQRPPAVITTLPRPLTASEVKVRDASNAFAFALWGRVSSAQHDSNVFLSSLSASFALGMTLNGAAGTTADQMRAALQFGAATLPEINAGYKSLVALLTSLDPSVQMRIANSIWYRQGFPFRQAFFDTTRTYFDAKAQGLDFANAPASLAAINGWVSEKTSGKIPKVLDTISSQQVMFLINAIYFKGSWRAKFDPAQTITAPFYAATGGAQVAPLMRRLDTLSYSEGATYQAAELPYGNTAFSMVVLLPKTGTDVETLAGSLSPTTWQAVVGSLQSRKVDYAMPKFTLAYERKLNDDLRALGMVVPFVAGGADFTLMAPAPAGRELFIDFVKQNSFVDVNEEGTEAAAVTTVGVGVTSMPSYPVMRVDRPFLFVLRERLTGTVLFMGKIVRMPNA comes from the coding sequence ATGGAACGAGTCACGAGGAAATGCCGGGTGGGCGCGGTCGCGGTCGCCACGACGCTGGCGATCGGGGCTTGCGCGTCGTCGCCTACCGAGGCCACGTCCCAGCGTCCCCCCGCCGTCATCACCACCTTGCCGCGCCCGCTCACCGCGAGCGAGGTGAAGGTGCGCGACGCCTCCAACGCCTTCGCGTTCGCCCTGTGGGGGCGCGTCAGTTCGGCCCAGCACGACAGCAACGTCTTTCTCTCATCGCTAAGCGCCTCCTTCGCGCTCGGGATGACGCTCAACGGCGCCGCGGGAACCACCGCCGACCAGATGCGCGCCGCGCTGCAGTTCGGCGCGGCCACGTTGCCCGAGATCAACGCGGGCTACAAGTCGCTCGTCGCGCTGCTGACGTCGCTGGATCCCTCGGTGCAGATGCGGATCGCCAACTCCATCTGGTACCGGCAGGGCTTCCCGTTCCGCCAGGCGTTCTTTGACACGACGCGCACCTACTTTGATGCGAAGGCGCAGGGGCTCGATTTCGCCAACGCCCCGGCGTCGCTCGCGGCCATCAACGGATGGGTGAGCGAGAAGACGAGCGGCAAGATTCCGAAGGTGCTCGACACCATCTCGTCGCAGCAGGTGATGTTCCTCATCAACGCCATCTACTTCAAGGGGTCGTGGCGCGCGAAGTTCGATCCGGCACAGACCATCACGGCGCCGTTCTACGCGGCGACCGGAGGGGCGCAGGTGGCGCCGCTGATGCGCCGCCTCGACACGCTGTCATACTCGGAAGGCGCCACGTACCAGGCGGCCGAACTGCCATACGGCAATACGGCGTTCAGCATGGTCGTGCTGCTGCCCAAGACGGGCACGGATGTCGAGACGCTGGCCGGCTCGCTGTCGCCCACGACGTGGCAGGCCGTCGTCGGCAGCCTGCAGTCGCGCAAGGTGGATTACGCGATGCCGAAGTTCACGCTGGCGTACGAGCGGAAGCTCAATGACGATCTGCGCGCCCTGGGCATGGTCGTGCCCTTCGTGGCTGGCGGGGCGGACTTCACGCTGATGGCGCCGGCGCCCGCCGGCCGTGAGCTGTTCATCGACTTCGTGAAGCAGAACAGCTTCGTGGATGTCAACGAGGAAGGCACCGAAGCGGCGGCAGTGACCACGGTCGGCGTGGGCGTCACGTCGATGCCGTCCTATCCCGTGATGCGCGTGGATCGGCCGTTCCTCTTCGTCCTGCGCGAGCGCCTGACCGGAACGGTGCTGTTCATGGGGAAGATCGTGCGAATGCCGAACGCGTGA
- the dcd gene encoding dCTP deaminase, which yields MSIQNDAWITEMAQQHGMIEPFENSQVRSGVISYGVSAYGYDMRVAREFKIFTNVLNSIVDPKAFDPKSFVEFEGDVCIVPPNSFALARSVEYFRIPRDVMTITVGKSTYARCGIITNVTPFEPEWEGYVTLEISNTTPLPAKIYANEGIAQVLFFKGNAPPVTSYKDKKGKYQGQVGVTLPKI from the coding sequence ATGAGCATCCAGAACGACGCGTGGATCACCGAGATGGCCCAGCAGCACGGCATGATCGAGCCCTTCGAGAACTCGCAGGTGCGCTCGGGCGTGATCTCCTACGGCGTCAGCGCGTACGGCTATGACATGCGCGTGGCGCGCGAGTTCAAGATCTTCACGAACGTCCTGAACTCCATCGTCGATCCCAAGGCCTTCGACCCCAAGAGTTTCGTGGAGTTCGAGGGCGACGTGTGCATCGTGCCTCCCAACTCGTTTGCACTGGCGCGCAGCGTGGAATACTTCCGCATCCCACGCGACGTGATGACCATCACCGTGGGCAAGAGCACCTACGCGCGCTGCGGCATCATCACGAACGTCACGCCGTTCGAGCCGGAGTGGGAAGGCTACGTGACGCTCGAGATCAGCAACACGACGCCGCTCCCGGCGAAGATCTACGCCAACGAGGGCATCGCACAGGTGCTCTTCTTCAAGGGGAACGCGCCGCCGGTGACGAGCTACAAGGACAAGAAGGGGAAGTATCAGGGCCAGGTGGGCGTCACGCTGCCGAAGATCTGA